Genomic segment of Myxococcus stipitatus:
CGGCTGGGAGATTGCCCGGCTGGTGGACACCAAGTGGCCCCGGGACCGGGTGGGCTGGACGGGGGTGGCCTTCACCGCCAGCGGCTCGCAGAACACGAAGTACGACGTGGAGGGCTCGCGCGTCGCGGAGCTGTTCTTCCTGGCCCAGCCCGCCAGCGGCTCCGTGCAGCTCTCCGTGGATGGCCGTCCGCTGCAGCGCGTGCAGACGCGCGGCTTCTCGAAGACGAAGGCGGAGGCGGCCTTCGCGCGGGTGTCCATCCCCGAGGGCGCCAAGACGCTGACGCTCACCACGTCCGGCAAGGTGGAGCTGCACGGCGTCACGCTGGAGACGGGCACGCCGGGCGTCATCTACGACACGGTGGGCCTGCTGGGCGGCATGGCGGAGGTGTACCTGCGCGCCCAGCCCGCGGCCTTCCGCGCGCAGCTCAGGCAGCGCAAGCCCGCCCTGGTGGTGCTGATGGTGGGCGGCAACGAGGCGTTCTTCTACTCGCGGGACCGCACGACGCTGGACGAGGTGCGCGCGCAGATGAAGGAGCTGGTGTCGCGCGTGCGCGCCAACGTGCCGGACGCGGCGTGCCTCGTGATGTCCCCCATCGACGCGGGCGTGCGCACCATGGGCGGCGAGCTGGTGCCGCGCCGAGGCTCCAAGGAGGTCTCCGACATCTTCCGCGAGGAGGCGCGCCTGGGAGGCTGCGCGTTCTGGGACGCGTACAGCGCCATGGGGGGCGAGGGCGCGGCGCTGCGGTGGCTGGAGGCCGGGCTGATGCTGGAGGACCTGGTGCATCCCCGCGCGAAGGGCTCCGACCTGCTCGGCCACCTCTTCGACCTGGCGCTCCAGCGCAGCTTCGCGAAGGCTCATGCGCCGCTGGTGCCCGTGCCGGATGCCACGGGCCTCCAGGGCGCGGACACCGCGCTGCCCAAGACGTTCGACCGGCTGCGCCGCCGCGAGGCGGGTGAAGCCCTGCGCGTGGGCATCGCGCAGCTGGGCGCGTCGCACACGGCCTCGCACTACTTCACGGACGCGGTGCGCGGCGTGCTGACCCAGCGCTTCGGCGACGCGGGCCGAGGCTTCATCGCCGCGGGCAAGGCGTCTCCTCGGCTGGAGAACGCGCGCGTGGCGCGCGAGCTGGTGGGCGACTGGAAGGTGGAGGACGCGCTGGAGTCGCCGCCCGGGGGACTGTGGGGCCTGACGGGCATCCGCGCCGTGGGCGCGCCGGGCGCGAAGCTGCGCATCGAGTTCTGCAAGGACTGCCCGGAGGCGAAGACGCTCTCGGGACGCCTGGACCTCTACGCGCTGGACGTGCCGGACACGGCCGCCCCCGAGATTCGCGTCGACGGCGAGGCCATGCCTCCCGACGCGCCGCTCCCCGAGCCCCTGGCCGCGCCCACCGTGCGCATCCGCTCCTTCCCCGTCACGGGAGCCTCGCATCGGGTGGAGGTGGAGGCACCTCGAGGCAGCGGCGTGACGGTGCTCGGCGCCGCGCTGGAGTACGACCGGCCCGGCGTGGTGATGGACGCGCTGGGGCTGCCCGGCTCGACGGCCTTCACCCTGCGGAACATGGACGCGGGCGCGGTGGACTCGCAGCTCGCCTCGCGGCGGCCGGACCTGCTGGTCTTCTGGTACGGGACGAATGAAGCGGGCCTCGCGGACCTGGACGCGGCGGCGCTGACGCACGACTACACCGCGCTCATCACCCGGCTGCGCAAGGCCACGGGCAACGCCGAGTGCCTGCTGATGGGCCCCACGGACCGGCTGCAACAGGACGCGAACGCCCGCTGGACGGAGGCGCCCGCGCTGGGCTCGGTGTTGAGCGTGCTGCCGCGGGTGGCTCGCGACGCGGGCTGCGCGTACTGGTCTCCTCGCGCGGCCATGGGCGGGGAGCGGGCCATGCTGCGCTGGCAGCGCGCGCGCCCGGTGCTGGGCCACGCGGACGGCGTCCACCTGACGCCGGAGGGCTACGAGCGACTGGCGGCGAGCTTCGCGCGCGACTTCCTGGCCGCCTACGAGCAGCACAAGAAGGGCCTCCCCACCGCCGCGCGCATGGACGGGAACTGACGTGCTCTCGCACAGCCTCCAGTACGTCGTCTTCGTCATCGCGGTGTTCGCGCTCTACTGGGCGGTGCACCGGCACTTCTGGCCGCGCATGCTGGTGCTGCTGGCGGCCAGCGTGTACTTCTACGCGGCCTTCACGCCCTTCCCGCTGCTCATCTTCCTGGTGGGCGTCACGGTGGACCACCTGCTCGTCAAGGGGATGGGCCGCTCGCAATCGCCGGGCGTGCGCAAGCTGCTCGTCACGCTGTCCATCGTGTCGAACCTGGGGTTGCTCGCGGGGTTCAAGTACCTGGAGCTCCTGCGCAAGACGGCGCTGGAGCTGGTGCCCGCCTCGTGGGGCCTGCACATCCGCGAGACGCCGTTCAGCCTGATTCTGCCGGTGGGCCTGTCGTTCTTCGTCTTCCAGGCCATCAGCTACACGGTGGACGTGTACCGGGGGAAGGCGAGCGCCGGGTACTCGTTCATCGAGCACCTGCTGTACATGCTGTTCTTCCCGCGCGTGGTGAACGGGCCCATCATCCGCGCGTCGGAGTTGCTGGAGCGCTTCCGCGACGTGCCCACGCTGACGCCGGAGGACGGCGGGCGGGCGATGTTCCGCATCGCGGTGGGCCTGGTGAAGAAGCTGGTCATCGCGGACGTGCTGGGCAGCGGCATCGTCGACCCGGTGTTCGCCGCGCCGGAGAAGTACGCGTCGGCCGAGTGTGTCGTCGCCGCCATCGCCTACACCTTCGAGCTCTACTACGACTTCTCGGGGTACTCGGACATCGCGCTGGGCGTGGCGGCGCTGTTCGGCTTCAAGTTCCCGGAGAACTTCAACCGGCCGTACCTGGCGAAGAACCTGGGTGAGTTCTGGAACCGGTGGCACATGAGCCTGTCCACCTGGCTGCGGGACTACCTGTACCGCCCGCTGGGCGGCAACCGGGTGTCGAAGCCCCGCGTCCTCTTCAACCTGATGACGGTGATGGTGCTGGGCGGCCTGTGGCACGGCGCGGACTGGCGCTTCGCGGTGTGGGGCGGCGTGCATGGCTTCGCGCTCGGGCTGACGCGGTGCTGGGAGTGGACCGTCGGCAAGCCGGAGAAGCCCGGGGTCCCGCGCATCGCGTTGGGGATGCTCGTGACTTTCACCATCGTCGTGCTGACGCGGGTGGTGTTCCGCGCGAAGAACATGACGGACGCGGGTGAGTTCTACGCGCGGATGGCGGAGGGCGTGCCGGGCATCGCCAACGTGAGCCCGCTGGTGTGGGGCATGCTCGCGGCGGCGGTGTTCTTCCACGCGGTGCCGATGAAGCTCTACACGGTGACGTCGGAGCTGTTCGTCCGGCTGCCCGTGCCCGTGCGCGCCGTCGCGCTCATCCTCTTGGGCCTGGGCATCCGCCACCTGTCCGCGGTGGAGACGCGGCCCTACGTCTACCTCCAGTTCTAGCGCGGAGGCGTGAGCAGCGCCTTCAACCCGGGCACCTGCTCCACCTGCGCCAGGAAGTCGCGGAGGATGCGCGCGGTGGCGCCCCAGATGACGTGGCCCTCGTAGGTGTAGAAGTACAGGTCCCGCTCGGCGCCCAGGACTTCCTTGCGCTCGACGCGGAGGATGGCCGGGTCCATCAGCCGCTCCAGGGGCACCTCGAGGATGAAGGCCACCTCCTCGACGCTGGGCGTGTACTGGCCATCGCCGGGAATCACGCCCACGAAGGGACGCACGCGGTACTGGGAGATGGTGGGCACCTCGTCCAGCATGCCGAGCACCCGCACGCCCCTGCGGTCGATGCCCAGCTCCTCCTCCGTCTCGCGCAGCGCGGTGTGCAGCGGCGTGAGGTCCTCCGCGTCGCGTCCGCCTCCGGGGAAGCTGTACTGGTTGGCGTGGGTGCGCAGCGTGGCCGGGCGGCGGGTGAACACCATGTGCGGCACGCCGTCGCGCTCGAACAGCGGCACCAGCACCGCGGCCTCGCGCAACACGAGCCCCGGCAGATTCACGTCGCGCGCCGGACGCGCCGCGAGCCGTGACTCCACCCCCTGGAACAGCGCCTCCACGCTCACGACGTCCGCCTCCTAGTCCGCGACCTGCTTCTCCATCTGCTGTGCACCCGCGTCACGAGGCGCCTCCGCGTGCTCCGCGCCCGACAGGGGCTTGAGCACTCCCGCCTGGAGCAGCACGAGCAGCAGCACGCCCAGCGCGATGCGGTAGACGACGAACACCAGCGTCGTGCGGGAGCGCAGGTAGTTCAACAGCCACGCGATGGCCGCCATGCCCGAGCCGAAGGCCACCAGCGTGCCCACCCAGAGCGACAGGGCGCTGGGGCGCTCGGTGGCCTCCAGCAGGTGCTTGAGCTCGAAGAGGCCCGCGAGCGTGGTGGCGGGGATGGACAGGAGGAACGAGTAGCGGGCCGCGTCCTCGCGCTTGAGCCCCAGCGACAGGCCGCCCGTCAGCGTGGTGCCCGAGCGCGACGAGCCCGGGATGAGCGCCAGCGCCTGCCACAGGCCGATGAGGATGCCATCCCGCCACGTCATGTCCGCGAGCGTGCGCCGATGCGAGGCGCGCTTCTCCACGACGAAGAGGATGATGGCCAGGATGATGAGGCTGGCGGAGATGACGTAGAGCGAGCGGAACTGCGTCTCGATGGACTTCTTGAAGGCCAGGCCGCACAGGCCGATGGGCAGCGTGCCCACCAACACGAACCACGCCAGCCGCGACTCCACCGTGCCGAAGGGGTCCTTCCTCGCGAGCCCCCGGAAGAAGGCGGCCACGAGCGAGACGATGTCCTTGCGGAAGTAGATGAGCACGGCGGCCACGGTGCCCAGCTGGATGACCGCCGAGTACGCGGCCCCCGGGTCCCTCCATCCGAACAGCTCCGGCGCGATGCGCAGGTGCGCGGTGGAGCTGATGGGGAGGAACTCGGTGAGGCCCTGGACCAGTCCCAGGACAATGGCTTCAAGGAGGCTCATAGGCGTGGCCTCGGGATGTATGCCCGGACTCCGCCGCCAGCAAGGGCGTTCCGCCGCGTGTGTGGGTGGCCGAGCACGTCCCATCCCGCTTCCGGGCGGGGTCCAGGTAGGCTTCCACCCATTCCATGCCCCCTGCCCCTCCGTGCCCCTGCTGCTCTGGCCTGCGCTACCGCGAGTGCTGCGCGCCCTTCCACCGAGGCGACGCGGAAGCGCCCGACGCCGAGCGGCTGATGCGCAGCCGCTACAGCGCCTTCGCGATGCGCGAGGCCGCCTACCTGTGGAGGACACTCCACTCGAGCCACCCGGACCGCACCCGTCCAGAGGCCGAGGTGGTGCGCGAGCTGCGCACGTTCGCCCAGGGACACCAGTTCCCCAAGCTGGTGGTGATGGACCGGCGGGCGCCGGATGCCCAGGGCGTCGCGCAGGTGCTCTTCTTCGCGAAGGTGTTCGAGAAGGGCAAGGAGCGCTCCTTCGTCGAGCGCTCCGACTTCCTCCACGACGGCGTCGGCTGGCGCTACCACTCCGGAGACACGTTCGCGCTGCGCGAGCTCACGGTGCCTCCGGAGACGCTGACCATCGACACGTTCCCGAAGTGAGCCGTGAAGTCGCCTGCTCGAGGCGAGCGGCCGGCGCTGAAACGGCGATGGGCCGCCCCCTCCTCGGGAAGCGGCCCATCCAGACTCGCTCAATCAGCGGAGCGAGGGTGCCGTCAGACGGCCTTCAGGCGGCGCGACGCGGGGCCCGTGGCGGCGTCCTTGAGCGCGTCCTTGCGGTCCGTGCGCTCCCAGGTGAACTCCTTCTCCGTGCGGCCGAAGTGACCGTAGGCGGCGGTCTTCTGGTAGATGGGCCGCAGCAGGTCCAGGTGCTCGGTGATTTCGCGCGGCTTCAGGCCGAACGTCTGGCGGATGGCCTTGGCGATGCGCTCTTCCGGGACCGTCGCGGTGCCGAACGTCTCCACCATCACGCTGACCGGGTCCGCCACGCCGATGGCGTAGGAGACCTGCACCTCGCAGCGGCGAGCCAGGCCCGCGGCCACCACCGTCTTGGCGATGTGGCGCCCCATGTACGCGGCGGAGCGGTCCACCTTGGACGGGTCCTTGCCGCTGAAGGCGCCGCCACCGTGACGGCCCATGCCGCCGTAGGTGTCGACGATGATCTTCCGGCCCGTCACGCCCGAGTCGCCCATGGGGCCACCCACCACGAAGCGGCCCGTGGGGTTGATGTAGAACTTGGTCTTGTTGTCGATGAACTTCTTGGGCAGCACCTTCGCGATGACGTCCTCGCGGATGGCCTCCTGGATGCGCTTGTTGGAGACGTCATCCGAGTGCTGCGTGGACACCACCACCGCGTCGATGCGCACCGGACGGC
This window contains:
- a CDS encoding MBOAT family O-acyltransferase — protein: MLSHSLQYVVFVIAVFALYWAVHRHFWPRMLVLLAASVYFYAAFTPFPLLIFLVGVTVDHLLVKGMGRSQSPGVRKLLVTLSIVSNLGLLAGFKYLELLRKTALELVPASWGLHIRETPFSLILPVGLSFFVFQAISYTVDVYRGKASAGYSFIEHLLYMLFFPRVVNGPIIRASELLERFRDVPTLTPEDGGRAMFRIAVGLVKKLVIADVLGSGIVDPVFAAPEKYASAECVVAAIAYTFELYYDFSGYSDIALGVAALFGFKFPENFNRPYLAKNLGEFWNRWHMSLSTWLRDYLYRPLGGNRVSKPRVLFNLMTVMVLGGLWHGADWRFAVWGGVHGFALGLTRCWEWTVGKPEKPGVPRIALGMLVTFTIVVLTRVVFRAKNMTDAGEFYARMAEGVPGIANVSPLVWGMLAAAVFFHAVPMKLYTVTSELFVRLPVPVRAVALILLGLGIRHLSAVETRPYVYLQF
- a CDS encoding YchJ family protein, which translates into the protein MPPAPPCPCCSGLRYRECCAPFHRGDAEAPDAERLMRSRYSAFAMREAAYLWRTLHSSHPDRTRPEAEVVRELRTFAQGHQFPKLVVMDRRAPDAQGVAQVLFFAKVFEKGKERSFVERSDFLHDGVGWRYHSGDTFALRELTVPPETLTIDTFPK
- a CDS encoding CoA pyrophosphatase, which codes for MSVEALFQGVESRLAARPARDVNLPGLVLREAAVLVPLFERDGVPHMVFTRRPATLRTHANQYSFPGGGRDAEDLTPLHTALRETEEELGIDRRGVRVLGMLDEVPTISQYRVRPFVGVIPGDGQYTPSVEEVAFILEVPLERLMDPAILRVERKEVLGAERDLYFYTYEGHVIWGATARILRDFLAQVEQVPGLKALLTPPR
- the metK gene encoding methionine adenosyltransferase, which translates into the protein MPTDFLFTSESVTEGHPDKIADQISDGVLDAIIAKDPQARVAVETLVKTGLAIVAGEVTTNTYVDIPKIVRSTICRIGYTDSAMGYDGNTCGVMVAIEGQSQDIARGVDNKKEQGAGDQGMMFGFACDETPELMPAPLHYAHALTRKLADVRRKQHDWIRPDGKSQVTVEYRDGRPVRIDAVVVSTQHSDDVSNKRIQEAIREDVIAKVLPKKFIDNKTKFYINPTGRFVVGGPMGDSGVTGRKIIVDTYGGMGRHGGGAFSGKDPSKVDRSAAYMGRHIAKTVVAAGLARRCEVQVSYAIGVADPVSVMVETFGTATVPEERIAKAIRQTFGLKPREITEHLDLLRPIYQKTAAYGHFGRTEKEFTWERTDRKDALKDAATGPASRRLKAV
- a CDS encoding undecaprenyl-diphosphate phosphatase; its protein translation is MSLLEAIVLGLVQGLTEFLPISSTAHLRIAPELFGWRDPGAAYSAVIQLGTVAAVLIYFRKDIVSLVAAFFRGLARKDPFGTVESRLAWFVLVGTLPIGLCGLAFKKSIETQFRSLYVISASLIILAIILFVVEKRASHRRTLADMTWRDGILIGLWQALALIPGSSRSGTTLTGGLSLGLKREDAARYSFLLSIPATTLAGLFELKHLLEATERPSALSLWVGTLVAFGSGMAAIAWLLNYLRSRTTLVFVVYRIALGVLLLVLLQAGVLKPLSGAEHAEAPRDAGAQQMEKQVAD
- a CDS encoding GDSL-type esterase/lipase family protein, coding for MPPPTGPSRPPPSRRDRSPVRSPDDEAASDGESFDPPPKSQSHVALLDFLKARTTGLTLTLTVALALGLSLAPIPESWRPLPSLQQGPLGPKLLALVVPASFRGGRPAPLPEVDAASPDTPKSPTLPEEDSAEDAGPEVATSPTTPPPAVPTTPGIGLEELSAPTLARAVELEALRERMSAQHVDIEPNCRKARADGTCEEDGLAPFLRALGELRSDTRRSPVRVVHLGDSLVASDYITDVVRDRLQERFGSGGKGFLFITRPASAGRWTRSGRGSDGWEIARLVDTKWPRDRVGWTGVAFTASGSQNTKYDVEGSRVAELFFLAQPASGSVQLSVDGRPLQRVQTRGFSKTKAEAAFARVSIPEGAKTLTLTTSGKVELHGVTLETGTPGVIYDTVGLLGGMAEVYLRAQPAAFRAQLRQRKPALVVLMVGGNEAFFYSRDRTTLDEVRAQMKELVSRVRANVPDAACLVMSPIDAGVRTMGGELVPRRGSKEVSDIFREEARLGGCAFWDAYSAMGGEGAALRWLEAGLMLEDLVHPRAKGSDLLGHLFDLALQRSFAKAHAPLVPVPDATGLQGADTALPKTFDRLRRREAGEALRVGIAQLGASHTASHYFTDAVRGVLTQRFGDAGRGFIAAGKASPRLENARVARELVGDWKVEDALESPPGGLWGLTGIRAVGAPGAKLRIEFCKDCPEAKTLSGRLDLYALDVPDTAAPEIRVDGEAMPPDAPLPEPLAAPTVRIRSFPVTGASHRVEVEAPRGSGVTVLGAALEYDRPGVVMDALGLPGSTAFTLRNMDAGAVDSQLASRRPDLLVFWYGTNEAGLADLDAAALTHDYTALITRLRKATGNAECLLMGPTDRLQQDANARWTEAPALGSVLSVLPRVARDAGCAYWSPRAAMGGERAMLRWQRARPVLGHADGVHLTPEGYERLAASFARDFLAAYEQHKKGLPTAARMDGN